In Lachancea thermotolerans CBS 6340 chromosome H complete sequence, a single genomic region encodes these proteins:
- the SHM1 gene encoding glycine hydroxymethyltransferase SHM1 (similar to uniprot|P37292 Saccharomyces cerevisiae YBR263W SHM1 Serine hydroxymethyltransferase mitochondrial): MISRIASRQLKPVLVYRRLYATAKSTANQVMVSKHVQEIDPEMHEILTNERHRQKHSVTLIPSENFTSKSVMDLLGSEMQNKYSEGYPGERYYGGNQFIDQAESLCQKRALDLYGLDPEKWGVNVQPLSGAPANLYAYSAILDVNERLMGLDLPHGGHLSHGYQLPSGTKISYISKYFQTMPYHVNIQTGLIDYEMLAQTSKLFRPKVIVAGTSAYSRTLDYKRFKEITDACGAYLMSDMAHISGLVAAGVLPSPFEYSDIVTTTTHKSLRGPRGAMIFYRKGVRKVTKKGKEIMYDLDKRINFSVFPGHQGGPHNHTISALAVALKQAATPEFKEYQTAVVANASVFGEELVKRGFQLVSGGTDTHLVLIDLSNIGIDGARLETILEKINIAANKNTIPGDKSALFPSGLRVGTPAMTTRGFGPEDFAKVAEYIDKAAKLAIGLKSQESSEAKDARSKLANFKQLCAESDEVAALANKVSEWVGEFPVPGEL, from the coding sequence ATGATCTCTAGAATTGCATCGCGCCAACTAAAGCCAGTTTTGGTCTACCGCAGGCTATATGCTACTGCAAAGAGCACCGCCAACCAGGTCATGGTGTCCAAGCATGTGCAGGAGATAGACCCAGAGATGCACGAAATTCTCACCAATGAGCGTCATAGACAAAAGCACTCTGTCACGTTGATTCCTAGTGAGAATTTCACATCTAAATCTGTGATGGATCTTTTGGGCTCAGAAATGCAAAACAAGTACTCAGAAGGCTACCCAGGAGAGCGTTACTACGGTGGTAACCAATTTATTGACCAGGCCGAATCCTTGTGCCAAAAGCGTGCTCTCGATCTGTATGGCTTGGACCCAGAAAAGTGGGGCGTTAACGTGCAGCCTCTGAGCGGTGCTCCCGCCAACTTGTATGCCTACTCCGCGATTTTGGATGTCAACGAGCGTTTGATGGGCCTTGACCTCCCCCACGGAGGGCATTTGTCACACGGATACCAGCTTCCTAGTGGAACTAAGATTTCCTACATCTCCAAGTACTTTCAGACGATGCCTTACCATGTCAACATTCAAACTGGCTTGATTGATTATGAAATGCTTGcccaaacttcaaaacttttcAGACCCAAAGTCATCGTTGCGGGCACTTCCGCGTACTCTAGAACCTTGGACTACAAGCGTTTCAAGGAAATTACAGATGCCTGCGGAGCTTACTTGATGAGCGACATGGCTCACATCTCAGGTTTGGTTGCTGCTGGCGTCTTACCTTCACCTTTTGAATACTCCGACATTGTCACCACTACAACTCACAAATCGCTAAGAGGACCACGCGGTGCGATGATTTTCTACAGAAAGGGAGTTAGAAAAGTCACCAAGAAGGGCAAGGAGATCATGTATGACCTGGACAAAAGAATCAACTTTTCTGTCTTTCCTGGTCACCAAGGTGGTCCCCACAATCACACGATCTCGGCTCTAGCTGTTGCCTTGAAACAAGCTGCCACTCCAGAATTTAAGGAGTACCAaactgctgttgttgcCAACGCTAGTGTATTTGGCGAGGAGTTGGTTAAGCGCGGCTTTCAGCTAGTTTCCGGCGGTACCGACACTCATTTGGTTTTGATTGATTTATCCAACATTGGAATAGATGGTGCTCGTCTGGAAacaattttggaaaaaatcAACATTGCCGCTAACAAGAACACTATTCCTGGCGACAAGTCGGCTTTGTTCCCATCAGGACTGAGAGTTGGTACTCCAGCTATGACGACCCGTGGTTTTGGCCCAGAGGATTTTGCCAAGGTTGCCGAATACATTGACAAAGCTGCTAAGCTGGCCATTGGACTCAAATCCCAAGAGTCTTCTGAGGCTAAAGACGCCAGATCTAAGCTCGCTAACTTCAAACAACTCTGCGCGGAGAGTGACGAGGTTGCTGCTTTGGCCAACAAAGTCTCCGAATGGGTCGGCGAGTTTCCTGTTCCAGGTGAACTCTGA